GCAGCTGTGCTCACGATCCGGCACGTGGCACGCCGTTGACCCTACCGGTCAGGTGGATGCCAGGTATGCTCGTTACGATCATAGCGTTGGTCAGGAATCCTTGCCAAAGCCGGGGGTGACGAAAACGCATGTCGTACCCGTTCAGCAGGGTGATCGGTGCGACACGCGCCGGTGGGTGCGGAAGTCTGCCTTCCGCACGCCAAACCACAGCACACACCCATCATGGAGAATAAGGTGGATGGAAGACATCGCCTCTACCTCCCTTGCCGGTGTGCCGAACACAGGGAATGCTGTCTGAGGCACGTTGTCCCTTTCGCTGGCACAGCCTGACGCGATAAGTTTACACAATGTGGGTTCCGCCACCATTCAATGCCTGACTCACACACGCCGGAATCCGGGCATCGGCAAGGATCACGCGCTGCACCCCACCGGCCAGGGCCTCCTGCGCACCGAGCAATTTTTTCTTCATCCGACCGGCAGCATATGTCATGGATGATTCGAGATCATTGCGGGGGATATGGGTAATCAGTGATGACTCGTCTGGGAAATTGCGCAGCAGGCCCGGTACGTTCGAGAGCAGGATGAGCGTCTGCGCACCAATAGCTGTCGCAATGGCCGCTGCGGCACGATCACCATCGACGTTCACCGCTTCGCCGGCCTCCGAACAGGCCAGCGGGGCCACAACCGGCAGGTAACCGGCAGCGAGCAGCATGTGCAACAGATCACGATTGACCTGCTCGATGGTACCAGTCCAATCGTCGCGCAGGATCATCTGCCGTCCCTGTTCAATGACTCTGATCGTCGCTTTGCGCTTCCCGGACAAGAGACGGCCATCAAGCCCGCTGAGACCAAGTGCCATCACACCGCGCATGTGCAGGCGTTCAACCAGTTGCTTGTTGATCAGGCCGGCAGTCGCCATCATAAAGATTTCGAGTGTGCGGCGGTCGGTATAGCGACTGGTATGTCCGCTCGGCGAGGTGACGAACCGCGGCGGATGGCCAAGCGCCTCACCCAAACGGTTGGTCTGATCTGAACCGCCGTGAACGAGAATGAGCCGTTCACCGGCACGCCAGCGTTCGGCAATATCATCGCAAAGCGCATCGTAATCGTTACCGGCACTACCACCAATCTTCACCACGATCATGACATTCCTCCCATAGTTAGGCTCTCAGCAAATTCTTAAACAACAATTGTCAAGTCAATGATATGATACCGGCATGAAACCGAGAATGATCTCTATTCTAATCTACCTGCTGGTCTTGTCCGCCTGCTCATCGGCCACACCGATTCAACAACCGGTGCCGACCGCTGAACCATCGTCGGTTGCAGTGGCAGCGGTGGTAACTGCCACTGCGTTACCAACAATGGTCTTGCCGACACCGTTCCCATCCCCAACTGCAACGCCACAACGGGTTGCCCAGGCTGCACCGGTGAGTGATCTGGTGGCCGAACCGGTCGTTCCTTCACCAACCACTCAACCGGGTGTTATCCCCACCCCGACACCACGGCCACCCGGCACACCCCCGCGGGTCGGTTTGCAGATTGGTCATTTACGTTCAAACGAACTACCGGAAGAACTGGCCCACTTGCGAACGTCAACCGGAACATACTGGCAGAACATTCGCGAGGTCGAGGTTAATGAGGCAATTGCGATCCGCGTGCGTGACATCCTGGTTGCGGCTGGAGTTGAGGTTGATCTGCTGCCGGCGACGGTTCCACCCTCATACGATGCTGATGCGTTTGTCGCCATTCACGCCGACGGTTCTACGGCTGGGGCCCGCGGCTGGAAGATTGCCACGCCCTGGCGCACCTCAGCCGCGAGTCGGGCATTGATGGAAGCAGTAGCTTCGACCTACGGTGTCATTACCGGTCTGCCGGAAGATCGCAACGGGATTACGATCAATATGCGCGGCTACTACGCCTTCAATTACCGTCGCCATACCCACGCGATTGCCCGTACTACGCCGGCCATTATTGTCGAAACCGGATTTCTAACCAATGCTGCCGACCGGACGATTATCGTCGACCGGCCAGACCTGGCGGCACGGGGGATTGCCGAAGGGATTTTGAAGTATCTCAATCAGCGCGATCCAAATGACGGTGCTGCCTTGCTGCCCCCCGAATGGCCGATTCTTTACACCAGTGTTGAGGCAGCAGTTCGTGCAGCGCCATCGGCGCAGGCGCGAATTTTCGTCCAGGCTCCGCCAGATAGTCGAGTGTTTGTCTTTAATCAGGAGGGTGACTGGTACGAGGCAATGGTACGTGTCGGTGACACGCGCTATGTGGGTTGGCTGCGCGTCGATCAGACCCGACCGGCCACACCGGCAGATAACCCTTCAGCACCACCGGCAGAAGCACCGGCGACCAATCCGTAAGTCTTGACTGATACCGGGTGTCATTCAGGTTATCAGAATCGCGCTGGTGTACTGCCGGACTGTCACCAGGCAGCCGCTGATGGATCGGCACAGACGCACAAATTCGGTTCACGCTCCATCGCATGCAGCGGCAGCACCAGCCCACTCGCTCCCTATCAGGCTGGTGCTGGTTGCAGCACTGCGTGGCGACACGCCCCTGGCCTCACCCGCCCCCACCCCAACCTGTCCCCAGCGGGGGCGGGATTCATCTGCGCAGGCAGGGTGGTGAGTGAGCCGGAGGCTCGTGCTCCCAGGGGACACCTCATCTGGATGATGACGGAGAGGCGGGTTCCGTAGGGGCGGGTTTAGAACCCGCCCCTACAGACGGTGTCTTTACCCGTTCACCTTACCACACAAGGGATGCGGTGAATGGGAATGTCTTGCATCACGCGCCGTGGATGGTTTTTCAGATGTGATCTCAGCCCTCTACTCTTCCCTCTCTCGCTGCGCGGGAGAGGTGCCGGGGGTGAGGGCGTTCATGGCTTCTTTAAGCCCTATCTACCGAACACGCTCGCAGCCGAAACTGCTCAGCGCTGGAGCAGCGGCACATCCACCCGGTAGAGTGGCCGCGCCGCTACCGGTGTCAGCGGATCGCCGAGCAACAGGAATGTCCGCAACGATGCCGGCGCCTCGCCACTGGCGGCCAGTTCGGCATAACCGGCAGCCACCAGGTGACCGAGCGGCGGTGGCGAGGTTGCGTGCCAGCTCCAGAGAGCTTCCACAAAGCCCAACAGCAGTTGACGATGACCGTAAGCGACCCCGAAGCCGCTGGAACTCCAGGCGGCAATCGCACCGCCGTCAGGATTTAAGACCAGGGCTTCATCAATGGTCGTGCCCCGAAACGAGGGATGCTGAAACGCGCCGGTCAAACACGTCATACTCAACACAACCGGCAACGCCGAACCATTGCGCAGATCGGTGGCCGTATCGACGTTGAGCAGAAATGGCTCGTCAACACCAAAAGCCGTAAATGCCCACTGAAACTGCAAGCCATGACCGGCGTAGACAAGCAAGCCGGCACCCTGGTTGAAGGCCGCAAATGCCTGCTGACGCGCCAGGTTGGCATCAGCAATCCTGCCCTCACCGCCATCCGGGTTGTAGTAGACGCGAGTAGTACTTGTTTGCGATGGTTGCAAGCCGATAGCATCGTCGAGCATAGCCGCAAAATCACCGCTACTGTCGGGATTGTCGGCCAGATAGACGGCATGACGTTGCCAGGCACCCCGGCTCTGCTCGTAGGCAAGCATTTTTGCGACCAGCCGACGCAGCTCTTCCGCAGTCTTCACCGGCAGGCGTCCGATCCAGAGATCGGCCTGAAAGAGGGTTTCAGCCGTTGGATCATCACCGTCCAGTTGGGCAAAACAGACTTCACAGGCCGTCTCGCCCAACCACGGGTCTACCTCGGCCAGATACGGCGGAATCAGTGTCGGCCAGCCGCGCCGCAGATAATCGCGTGGGTCAGAACTGCCATCACCAACCAGAATCACCGCCTCTGGAGCAGGCGACCAGGTCGCGGCAGCGTAGCGCAGAAAATCGCGGATGGCCCGCGGATCAGGTTCGCCACCACTCCAACCGGCATACACATCTTCGACGGCAATGGCTAGCGGTGACCAGCCCTGGGCCTGGCGACGGGCAAGCAAAGGTTCCAGTTCACCAATCAGCGCTCGCGGCGCAATGTAGATCGCCCGCGCCTGCCGTGGGGTCGTCACATCAACCGGATTGTGACGCGCTACCAGCGGTGTGTGCAGTGTGGCCGAACCGGTCACCAGATAGCGACGTGGCGCAGGTGCATCATCGGCAAAGGTTGTACCGCTAAAGTGCAACCGCACCGGTTGGTACGGATCACTGATGTCGTACACCGCACTTCCAGGCGCCATGCCGGTAAGCGGATAGGCAAAACGCCCGGCCTGACCGCTAAAGATCGCACCGGCAGAGGTGAGGTTAATCTGCGCCGGCGCCTGGTAGAGGAGCCGATCCAGATAGATGCGGTCAATCCCACTGATCGGATCGAGGGTCAGCGTGAGCACCGTCGTCGGCGACGGCAGCGTTATATCGGCGCGATGGCTACCGTGCCCGCTCCACTCCAGCGACGTACTCCAGCCGTTCCCGGCAGCCACCCGCAGCCGATGCGTACCACTGTGCCGCACCAGCGTGGCCAGTTCAAACGTTACCTGCATCGAGCCACTGGTGGCGAATGGCAGAGTTGGGGTGATCGTCAGGGTCGTGCTGACCGGTGCGCCTGCACTGGCATCGAGCTGACGGCGAAAGAAGTAATCGCCATCAAAACCGGCCAGCGTCGACTCATAGATGGTCGGCGTTTCATCCGGCCCGCTTCCGCTCACGGTGATCCCTGCCGGTACATCACCGGCCTGTGGCTGCGCGGTTCGGCTGGCCATCAGGTTCAGACTGGCCCCCGGCTCAACCGTGAGCCAGTAACGATCAGACGCCGACCAGCGATCTCCGGGGGGAGGTGCGTAGAAGCGCAGGGCGGTCACGCTCGCGCCACCGATCACCGGTTCCAGCGGCAGCGTTCTCCCGGCACGGTAGAGGCGCAATTGCGTCAGCGCGACCTGATCCAGATCGAGGCCGAGCGAACGCAACGTGTTCGCATCAATCTCCTGGATACCTTCCGCCGAGACATCGATTGTCCAGGCCGGTCGTGTCGCAATCGGGTCGGGCAGCGGGGCACTACTCAGACCCACTGCCGGCTGATGATGGGTTGGAGCCAGCATTGCTCCGGCGACAAATGCCCGTAGCCATAGCGCCTGCCGGGGGCCATTGGGCGCCCGGTAATAGGGAGAGATTTCATACAGGGCCAACCGCATGCCTTGCCGATAACCTTCACCGAGCAGACGCAGGGGCGCCGTCGGTGGTGCTGGGGCGAATGACGGCAGCGGTGGGCGCGGCTCGCCATCGACAACCACAGTGGGCAGGGATGGTAGGGCAAGCGGCCTATTGAGTGGCTGGTCTTGCAACTCGCGCAAGACAGGCGACGGTGAAGCATCCGCCGTGAGGTAGAGTAACAATCGTTGCGGCTCAGATGACTGATCTGCCGTCCAGACAATCTCAACCCCATCGGGCCGTTGGTGCAGGATCAGGCCGGTGGATGGCTGCGCCCAGGTTGCAGGCGCAGCCACTACTAAAAGTGCGGCAACAGCAAAGAAGAGACAAAGACGCCGCATAGAACTCCGAATTCCTAACGATATGAACGTCGGCGCACGAACGCGCCAATACCAATCGCAAGCAGTGCCAGACCCATCAGGATCAGCAACGAACGCGACACATCGCCTGCGGTTTGGGGCAGGGAAGCCGGCGGCGAACCGAGTGTTACACTACCGGTATTGTTGTCCGTCGTGATCTCACCACCACTGGTGCGCACCGTAGCCGTATTGAGCGAATTTGCTGAGGTGAGTGGTGCAGTCACCTGTGCCGTCACCTGCACGACAATGATGTCGCCAGGGGCAAGCGTTGGTGCAGTGACTGTCACCTGATTGCCGTTCGTCTGCACATCGCCGACGGTGGTAGTTGCGCCAATCAGGCGCAACACCGGCGGGAGATTATCGCTCAGCGTCACATCACTGGCCGGCGCCCCACCGATGTTATGCACCGTGATGGTATAGACAACGTTGTCGCCAACC
This genomic window from Chloroflexus aurantiacus J-10-fl contains:
- a CDS encoding [LysW]-aminoadipate kinase: MIVVKIGGSAGNDYDALCDDIAERWRAGERLILVHGGSDQTNRLGEALGHPPRFVTSPSGHTSRYTDRRTLEIFMMATAGLINKQLVERLHMRGVMALGLSGLDGRLLSGKRKATIRVIEQGRQMILRDDWTGTIEQVNRDLLHMLLAAGYLPVVAPLACSEAGEAVNVDGDRAAAAIATAIGAQTLILLSNVPGLLRNFPDESSLITHIPRNDLESSMTYAAGRMKKKLLGAQEALAGGVQRVILADARIPACVSQALNGGGTHIV
- a CDS encoding N-acetylmuramoyl-L-alanine amidase; the protein is MISILIYLLVLSACSSATPIQQPVPTAEPSSVAVAAVVTATALPTMVLPTPFPSPTATPQRVAQAAPVSDLVAEPVVPSPTTQPGVIPTPTPRPPGTPPRVGLQIGHLRSNELPEELAHLRTSTGTYWQNIREVEVNEAIAIRVRDILVAAGVEVDLLPATVPPSYDADAFVAIHADGSTAGARGWKIATPWRTSAASRALMEAVASTYGVITGLPEDRNGITINMRGYYAFNYRRHTHAIARTTPAIIVETGFLTNAADRTIIVDRPDLAARGIAEGILKYLNQRDPNDGAALLPPEWPILYTSVEAAVRAAPSAQARIFVQAPPDSRVFVFNQEGDWYEAMVRVGDTRYVGWLRVDQTRPATPADNPSAPPAEAPATNP
- a CDS encoding C25 family cysteine peptidase, whose translation is MRRLCLFFAVAALLVVAAPATWAQPSTGLILHQRPDGVEIVWTADQSSEPQRLLLYLTADASPSPVLRELQDQPLNRPLALPSLPTVVVDGEPRPPLPSFAPAPPTAPLRLLGEGYRQGMRLALYEISPYYRAPNGPRQALWLRAFVAGAMLAPTHHQPAVGLSSAPLPDPIATRPAWTIDVSAEGIQEIDANTLRSLGLDLDQVALTQLRLYRAGRTLPLEPVIGGASVTALRFYAPPPGDRWSASDRYWLTVEPGASLNLMASRTAQPQAGDVPAGITVSGSGPDETPTIYESTLAGFDGDYFFRRQLDASAGAPVSTTLTITPTLPFATSGSMQVTFELATLVRHSGTHRLRVAAGNGWSTSLEWSGHGSHRADITLPSPTTVLTLTLDPISGIDRIYLDRLLYQAPAQINLTSAGAIFSGQAGRFAYPLTGMAPGSAVYDISDPYQPVRLHFSGTTFADDAPAPRRYLVTGSATLHTPLVARHNPVDVTTPRQARAIYIAPRALIGELEPLLARRQAQGWSPLAIAVEDVYAGWSGGEPDPRAIRDFLRYAAATWSPAPEAVILVGDGSSDPRDYLRRGWPTLIPPYLAEVDPWLGETACEVCFAQLDGDDPTAETLFQADLWIGRLPVKTAEELRRLVAKMLAYEQSRGAWQRHAVYLADNPDSSGDFAAMLDDAIGLQPSQTSTTRVYYNPDGGEGRIADANLARQQAFAAFNQGAGLLVYAGHGLQFQWAFTAFGVDEPFLLNVDTATDLRNGSALPVVLSMTCLTGAFQHPSFRGTTIDEALVLNPDGGAIAAWSSSGFGVAYGHRQLLLGFVEALWSWHATSPPPLGHLVAAGYAELAASGEAPASLRTFLLLGDPLTPVAARPLYRVDVPLLQR